Proteins encoded together in one Lycium ferocissimum isolate CSIRO_LF1 unplaced genomic scaffold, AGI_CSIRO_Lferr_CH_V1 ctg416, whole genome shotgun sequence window:
- the LOC132044325 gene encoding probable plastidic glucose transporter 3 — protein MRSGGGLADAYSMYKRASTKDQFTDDYEDREENLGRLQNGVWKEIGNPSWKRPLPHILVAIISSLLFGYHLGVVNDTLESMSLDLGFSGSTLAEGLVVSTCLGGAFLGSIFSGWIADGVGRRRGFQLCALPMIIGASMSAATSTLGVMLLGRLFVGIGMGLGPAVAALYVAEVSPAFVRGTYGSFTQIATCLGLLGALLIGIPAKDTVGWWRVCFWISTIPAAILAVLMEFCAESPHWLVKRGRIDLAEEELEKLMGASSSHVKYAIAEMSKTDKGDEVDNVRFGELLYGRHFKVVFIGSALFALQQLSGINAVFYFSSTVFKKAGVPSDTANTCVGIVNLTGSIIAMILMDKLGRKVLLIGSFLGMAIATGLQVTAASSFVPISAVLYLSVGGTLLYVLAFSLGAGPVPSLLLSEIFPGRIRAKAMALCMAAHWVINFLVGLLFLPMLEHLGPQIVYGLFAGFCLLAVAFVKKNVVETKGKTLQEIEFALLSSD, from the exons ATGAGAAGTGGTGGTGGTCTTGCAGATGCTTATTCAATGTACAAGCGTGCATCAACTAAAGATCAGTTCACTGATGATTATGAAGACAGAGAAGAAAATTTAg GTCGTCTCCAAAATGGTGTCTGGAAAGAAATTGGAAACCCCTCATGGAAGCGACCGTTGCCGCATATACTGGTGGCAATTATTTCATCACTCTTGTTTGGTTACCATCTTGG GGTGGTTAATGACACTCTAGAAAGCATGTCTTTGGACCTTGGCTTCAGTGGCAGCACCTTGGCTGAAG GTCTGGTTGTGAGTACATGTTTGGGAGGTGCTTTTTTGGGCTCAATATTCAGTGGTTGGATAGCAGATGGGGTTGGTCGTCGGAGAGGCTTTCAATTGTGTGCTCTACCAATGATAATAGGTGCTTCTATGAG TGCTGCAACAAGTACTCTTGGAGTTATGCTTCTTGGAAGGTTATTTGTTGGAATAGGGATGGGCCTTGGCCCTGCTGTTGCTGCTCTCTATGTTGCAGAG GTTTCACCAGCTTTTGTTAGAGGCACCTATGGGAGTTTCACTCAGATTGCCACATGCCTTGGGCTCCTGGGAGCTCTTCTCATTGGCATTCCTGCCAAGGATACTGTTGGTTG GTGGCGAGTTTGCTTTTGGATATCCACCATTCCTGCTGCGATACTTGCTGTTTTGATGGAATTCTGTGCTGAGAGTCCTCACTGGCTTGTTAAG AGAGGAAGAATTGATTTGGCTGAAGAAGAGCTTGAAAAGCTTATGGGAGCGTCATCATCACATGTTAAGTATGCCATTGCAGAAATGTCAAAGACAGACAAAGGAGATGAAGTGGATAATGTTAGATTTGGAGAACTACTGTATGGTCGTCATTTTAAAG TGGTTTTCATTGGATCTGCCTTATTTGCTTTGCAACAACTATCTGGAATAAATGCTGTATTTTATTTCTCTTCGACTGTTTTTAAAAAGGCTGGAGTACCTTCAGACACTGCGAATACATGCGTTGGGATCGTAAACTTAACAG GGTCTATTATTGCAATGATTTTGATGGATAAGCTTGGGAGGAAGGTGCTTCTAATTGGGAGTTTCTTGGGCATG GCAATTGCAACGGGTCTTCAAGTAACAGCCGCTAGTTCATTTGTACCAATCTCTGCAGTATTATACCTATCAGTTGGTGGGACCCTACT GTATGTGTTGGCATTTTCTTTGGGTGCTGGTCCAGTCCCTAGCCTCCTGCTGTCAGAGATATTCCCTGGCCGGATTAGGGCAAAGGCAATGGCTTTATGCATGGCTGCACATTGG GTCATAAATTTTTTAGTCGGCCTTCTGTTTCTGCCGATGCTTGAGCATCTTGGACCACAAATTGTGTATGGACTCTTTGCCGGTTTTTGCTTGTTGGCAGTGGCCTTTGTGAAAAAGAATGTGGtggaaacaaaaggaaaaacatTACAGGAGATTGAGTTTGCTCTTCTTTCGTCTGATTAG